Within Vibrio campbellii CAIM 519 = NBRC 15631 = ATCC 25920, the genomic segment CAATCAAAACGCAAGGTGAGAACCGCTGGCAATCGTCTATGTCAAACCGCGACACCGTGTGGTTCCCTCAAGCACAAGTTAACTATGCAGAGAATCTACTCAGCTTGGCAGAGAAACAAGCCGATGAGCTGGCAATTTGGTTCGAAAATGAACGCGGAGATAAACAGACCTACACATGGAAAGAGCTGTGTAATGAGGTCTCGAGCGTTCAGCAATGGTTGGTAGAGTGCGGCATCAAGCAAGGTGATGTGGTTGCTGGCTATTTACCCTATATGCCACAAACCGTTATTGCAATGCTAGCCACCACCAGCTTAGGTGCAACTTGGACGTCTACCTCCCCTGATTTTGGCGTAGAAAGCGTTATTGAGCGCTTCGGGCAAGTGAAGCCGAAAGTCCTGTTCACCTGCGATGGTTATACCTTCAGTGGCAAGACCTTCGATATGTCGGAGAAGAACCATCACATCGCGGATCATCTTGATGGGCTAAGACAAGTGTGTCAGATCGGTTACCTCAAACCGAATGTGTTTGAGTTCGACGTTTGTACTCACGATTGGCAAAACATCACTAATCAGTATTCCCCTGCTCCATTGCATTTCACTCGTGTGGAATTCAATAGCCCGCTGTTTGTGCTTTATTCCTCCGGCACGACGGGCAAGCCTAAGTGCATCGTGCACTCTGTTGGCGGCACGATTCTTAATCACCTAAAGGAGCATCAACTCCATTCAGATATCCAGCCTAAAGATCGTGTTTTTTATTACACCACATGTGGTTGGATGATGTGGAACTGGCACGTGTCTGCCCTTGCAAGCGGCGCCTGCTTGGTGATTTTCGATGGTAGCCCTGTTTATCCGACATCTAATGTGTTGTGGGATTTAGCGCAGCGTGCAAAAGTAAGTCTCTTCGGAACTGCCGCCAAGTATCTAGAAGCGATAGAAAAAACCGGACTGTCGCCAATCAAAGATTACTCACTCCCTGCTTTAAAAACGCTGTGCTCTACTGGCTCTGTGCTTTATCCAGAACAGTTTGATTACGTCTATCAACACATCAAGCAAGACCTCCATTTGGCTTCCATCTCAGGCGGCACAGACATCTGTGGTTGCTTTGTATTAGGCAACCCTATCTCGCCTGTTTATCGTGGTGAGTGCCAGTACGCGGGCTTGGGCATTGATGTTCAAGTGTTCGACTCACGAGGTCAAAGTGTTAATGAGCAGCGCGGAGAGCTCGTCTGCACCAACTCCATGCCTAACTTCCCTGTCGGCTTTTGGAACGATACAGGTGAACGCTACCACAGTGCCTATTGGAACAAGTTCGATAATATCTGGCACCACGGTGATGATGTAGAACGCAGCGCGAACGGTGGCCTCATTTTCTATGGTCGCAGCGATGCATTATTGAACCCTGGCGGTGTGCGCATCGGTACTGCGGAAATTTATCAACAAGTGAATGCTATTGAAGGCATTGTCGATTCTATCGCTGTAGGTAAAGAAGTCGATCGTAATGAGCAAATCTGGCTGTTTGTGCAGACC encodes:
- a CDS encoding acetoacetate--CoA ligase; this encodes MRESNRVWQPTEDRIEQANITQFIEHINRQGFELKNYSDLHQWSLEHNEHFWKEVWQFCDLIGTQGNTIKTQGENRWQSSMSNRDTVWFPQAQVNYAENLLSLAEKQADELAIWFENERGDKQTYTWKELCNEVSSVQQWLVECGIKQGDVVAGYLPYMPQTVIAMLATTSLGATWTSTSPDFGVESVIERFGQVKPKVLFTCDGYTFSGKTFDMSEKNHHIADHLDGLRQVCQIGYLKPNVFEFDVCTHDWQNITNQYSPAPLHFTRVEFNSPLFVLYSSGTTGKPKCIVHSVGGTILNHLKEHQLHSDIQPKDRVFYYTTCGWMMWNWHVSALASGACLVIFDGSPVYPTSNVLWDLAQRAKVSLFGTAAKYLEAIEKTGLSPIKDYSLPALKTLCSTGSVLYPEQFDYVYQHIKQDLHLASISGGTDICGCFVLGNPISPVYRGECQYAGLGIDVQVFDSRGQSVNEQRGELVCTNSMPNFPVGFWNDTGERYHSAYWNKFDNIWHHGDDVERSANGGLIFYGRSDALLNPGGVRIGTAEIYQQVNAIEGIVDSIAVGKEVDRNEQIWLFVQTTSGVTLDDGLVSEIKSRLKTSCSPRHVPSQIFAISDIPKTRSGKLVELAVKQVINGKEVENLGAIANPEVLVEIKRYSFQS